From one Alicyclobacillus acidocaldarius subsp. acidocaldarius Tc-4-1 genomic stretch:
- a CDS encoding 4-oxalocrotonate tautomerase, giving the protein MPLVQVTMVEGRSPEQKRALMEKLTDAVVETLGAKRETVRVILYEVPKAHWGVGGVSKAEQDAARGETP; this is encoded by the coding sequence ATGCCGCTGGTCCAGGTCACCATGGTGGAGGGTCGCTCGCCCGAGCAGAAGCGGGCGCTTATGGAGAAGCTGACCGACGCGGTGGTGGAGACGCTCGGCGCCAAGCGGGAGACGGTGCGGGTCATCCTGTACGAGGTGCCAAAAGCGCACTGGGGCGTTGGCGGCGTGTCGAAGGCGGAACAGGACGCGGCCCGAGGTGAAACGCCATGA
- a CDS encoding IclR family transcriptional regulator, with protein MPRQSDARTLSSLRHALHALRCFSQDEPELGITEISRKLGLSKSSVHRIMATLAEEGFVHRDEETHRYRLGLSVLSLGGIIMSNLEICREGQHLLEEFVHRFDETVHLAVLEDFCTVYVSKLECKHPVQIATHVGRRNPLYCTSSGKVILAYQDESMVEEVIRRGLQPFTPNTITDPNRLRTVLAQIREAGYATSVGELRPGVNSVTAPVRDYTRRVIGAVTAVGPAARFTDEKMKSLAKTLISISKEISNRLGYYERPRSRTIFHASHSIGRPT; from the coding sequence GTGCCAAGGCAGTCAGACGCTCGCACGCTCTCGTCATTGCGCCACGCGCTGCACGCCCTGCGTTGCTTCTCTCAGGACGAACCTGAACTCGGCATCACGGAGATCTCGCGCAAACTGGGCCTCTCAAAGAGCTCCGTGCATCGGATCATGGCAACGCTCGCCGAGGAAGGGTTCGTGCACCGAGACGAGGAGACGCATCGGTATCGGCTCGGACTCTCCGTGCTGAGCCTCGGCGGCATCATCATGTCCAACCTCGAAATCTGCCGAGAAGGTCAGCACCTGCTCGAGGAGTTCGTGCACCGCTTCGACGAGACCGTTCACCTCGCGGTGTTGGAGGACTTTTGCACGGTCTACGTCAGCAAACTGGAGTGCAAACATCCCGTGCAAATCGCCACCCACGTGGGCCGCCGCAATCCGCTCTACTGCACGAGTTCCGGCAAGGTCATTCTCGCTTACCAAGACGAATCGATGGTCGAAGAGGTCATTCGCCGTGGCCTGCAGCCCTTCACGCCGAACACCATCACAGATCCGAACCGCCTGCGAACCGTCCTTGCACAGATCCGCGAAGCAGGATACGCGACGAGCGTCGGCGAACTCCGACCTGGCGTCAACAGCGTCACAGCACCGGTCCGCGATTACACGCGGCGCGTGATCGGCGCGGTCACCGCCGTGGGGCCGGCCGCTCGATTCACGGACGAGAAGATGAAATCGCTCGCCAAGACGCTCATCTCCATCAGCAAGGAGATCTCGAATCGCCTCGGCTACTATGAACGGCCGAGATCGCGCACCATCTTTCACGCGTCCCACTCGATAGGGAGGCCGACGTAA
- a CDS encoding acetaldehyde dehydrogenase (acetylating) gives MKKLSAAIVGSGNIGTDLMIKLKRSPWIEPRWMIGIDPESDGLRRAREMGLETSADGLKAVLEQGVRPDIVFDATSAKAHVRHAKLLREAGIQAVDLTPAARGPYVIAAVNLEEHLDSPNVNMVTCGGQATVPMVYAVSRVVGVRYAEIVATIASKSAGPGTRANIDEFTQTTARALEAIGGAKRGKAIIILNPAEPPILMRDTIYCLMEDASPTTQAKVLESIEQMVRHVQTFVPGYRLNREPIFQDDLVSISIEVEGLGDYLPVYAGNLDIMTASAVKFGEEYARHKMQVASAEEAR, from the coding sequence TTGAAAAAGCTCAGTGCCGCGATCGTCGGGTCCGGAAACATCGGGACGGATCTGATGATCAAGCTGAAGCGCAGCCCGTGGATCGAACCGCGGTGGATGATTGGCATCGACCCGGAATCGGACGGCCTGCGGCGCGCCCGCGAGATGGGGCTTGAGACGTCGGCGGACGGCCTCAAGGCGGTCCTCGAACAGGGGGTTCGACCGGACATCGTCTTCGACGCGACGAGCGCGAAGGCCCACGTGCGCCATGCCAAGCTCCTGCGCGAAGCAGGCATCCAGGCGGTCGACTTGACGCCGGCAGCGCGCGGCCCATACGTCATCGCGGCGGTCAACCTGGAGGAGCACCTCGATTCGCCGAATGTCAACATGGTCACCTGCGGCGGCCAAGCCACCGTGCCGATGGTGTACGCCGTGAGCCGCGTGGTCGGCGTGCGGTACGCGGAGATTGTCGCCACCATCGCCAGCAAGAGCGCGGGCCCCGGTACGCGGGCGAACATCGACGAGTTCACCCAGACCACGGCGCGCGCGCTCGAGGCCATCGGGGGCGCCAAGCGAGGGAAGGCCATCATCATCCTCAACCCGGCGGAGCCTCCCATTCTCATGCGCGACACCATCTACTGCTTGATGGAGGACGCGAGCCCGACCACCCAGGCGAAGGTGCTCGAGTCCATCGAACAGATGGTGCGCCACGTGCAGACGTTCGTCCCGGGGTATCGGTTGAACCGCGAGCCCATCTTCCAGGACGATCTCGTCAGCATCTCCATCGAGGTCGAGGGACTCGGCGACTACCTGCCGGTGTACGCGGGCAACCTCGACATCATGACCGCTTCGGCGGTGAAGTTTGGCGAAGAATACGCGCGTCACAAGATGCAGGTGGCGTCGGCGGAAGAGGCGAGGTGA
- a CDS encoding aldehyde dehydrogenase: MEQVLHFIDGAFVPSEDGRTFDNLNPATGERIGTVAEGGRAEIDKAVRAARRAFRTWSRTTAQERAAILHRIANLIEENLEELALLETTDTGKPLSLAKSLDIPRSAYNFRFFADFVKGLSTETFEMEGVALNYALRRPVGVAGLISPWNLPLFLLTWKVAPCLAAGNTCVIKPAELTPMTATRLAEICKQAGVPDGVVNVVHGFGPDAAGQFLTEHEDVDLISLTGETSTGKAVMRSAASTLKRLSFELGGKNPNIVFADCDFEDAIATTVRSSFVNQGEVCLCGSRIYVERPLYDRFVEALVDRARKLRVGDPLDPQTDVGSLISEEHLERVDGFVRRAVEQGGRVLVGGKRPEHLKRGAFYEPTVIVDVDETCEITRQEVFGPVVTVQPFDTEEEVIRLANDTHYGLSATLWTSNLKRAHRVAGELEAGVIWVNTWFLRDLRTPFGGMKQSGIGREGGVHSFEFFTELKNVCIKL, from the coding sequence ATGGAACAAGTGCTGCACTTCATCGATGGAGCCTTTGTGCCGTCCGAAGACGGGCGGACGTTTGATAATCTGAATCCTGCGACAGGCGAGCGGATTGGCACGGTGGCCGAGGGAGGGCGCGCCGAGATCGACAAGGCGGTGCGCGCGGCGCGGCGGGCCTTTCGGACCTGGAGTCGCACGACGGCCCAGGAGCGCGCCGCGATTCTGCATCGGATTGCCAACTTGATTGAAGAAAATCTCGAGGAACTCGCCCTTCTCGAGACGACGGACACGGGGAAACCTCTTTCGCTCGCGAAGAGCCTCGACATTCCGCGTTCCGCCTATAATTTTCGCTTTTTTGCCGATTTCGTGAAGGGTCTTTCGACCGAGACGTTCGAGATGGAGGGCGTCGCATTGAACTATGCGCTCCGGCGCCCGGTCGGCGTGGCGGGGCTTATCTCGCCGTGGAACTTGCCCCTGTTTTTGTTGACGTGGAAGGTGGCGCCGTGCCTCGCGGCCGGCAACACGTGCGTCATCAAGCCTGCGGAGCTCACGCCGATGACCGCCACCAGGCTCGCGGAGATCTGCAAGCAGGCGGGCGTGCCAGACGGCGTGGTGAACGTGGTGCACGGCTTCGGGCCCGATGCGGCGGGTCAATTCCTCACCGAGCACGAGGACGTGGACCTGATTTCGCTCACGGGCGAGACGTCGACGGGCAAGGCGGTCATGCGGTCGGCCGCGAGCACGCTGAAGCGCCTCTCGTTTGAACTCGGCGGCAAGAACCCCAACATTGTGTTTGCGGACTGCGACTTCGAAGACGCCATCGCGACCACCGTGCGCTCGAGCTTCGTCAACCAGGGCGAGGTGTGCCTCTGCGGATCGCGCATCTACGTCGAGCGCCCGCTCTACGACCGATTCGTCGAGGCGCTTGTCGATCGCGCCCGGAAGCTTCGCGTCGGCGATCCGCTGGATCCGCAGACGGACGTCGGCAGCCTCATCTCGGAAGAACACCTGGAGCGGGTCGACGGCTTCGTTCGGCGAGCGGTGGAGCAGGGCGGTCGCGTACTCGTGGGTGGCAAGCGCCCCGAACACCTGAAGCGAGGCGCCTTCTACGAGCCGACCGTCATCGTCGACGTGGACGAGACGTGCGAGATCACGCGGCAGGAGGTGTTCGGCCCGGTCGTGACGGTGCAGCCGTTCGACACGGAGGAAGAGGTCATTCGCCTGGCGAACGACACGCACTACGGCCTGTCCGCCACCTTGTGGACGTCGAACCTCAAGCGCGCGCACCGCGTCGCCGGCGAACTGGAGGCGGGCGTGATCTGGGTCAACACCTGGTTCCTCCGCGACCTGCGGACGCCATTTGGCGGTATGAAGCAAAGCGGCATCGGGCGCGAAGGTGGCGTGCACAGCTTCGAATTCTTCACGGAGCTGAAAAACGTCTGCATTAAGCTGTGA
- a CDS encoding DODA-type extradiol aromatic ring-opening family dioxygenase, whose protein sequence is MSLELAMITPHTPRICHRDRVPEFQKPMVEAMLKCADVIDQIRPDVVVIISCHWMSSFMHYVDVTPRHKGILTAVECPDLISDVPYDHPGHPELGRRLVEAGQRNGLQVVAVDDPTYVWDYGTVVPLRYLLKRPTPVVALSVCWAASLEESMRWGEVMGDVFLESPERVVFLASGALAHNLGRGPEKWPNLTEQALDREFCQYLVKGDKASAVSMLPSYVRAAGVESGGRHVAVLLGVLRKQFEGELHGYGPSSGSGNPVLTIRYRDAS, encoded by the coding sequence ATGAGTCTGGAATTGGCCATGATCACGCCGCACACGCCGAGGATCTGCCATCGGGACCGCGTTCCGGAGTTTCAGAAGCCGATGGTCGAGGCGATGTTGAAGTGTGCGGACGTGATCGACCAGATTCGGCCTGACGTCGTCGTGATCATTTCGTGCCACTGGATGTCCAGCTTCATGCACTACGTGGACGTCACGCCGCGGCACAAAGGCATTTTGACGGCCGTGGAGTGTCCGGATCTCATCAGCGACGTCCCGTACGACCATCCGGGTCATCCGGAGCTCGGCAGGCGACTGGTGGAGGCGGGACAGCGAAACGGGCTGCAGGTCGTCGCGGTGGACGATCCGACCTACGTGTGGGACTACGGCACCGTGGTTCCGCTTCGGTACTTGCTCAAGCGTCCCACGCCCGTCGTCGCCCTCTCGGTCTGCTGGGCTGCGTCGCTCGAGGAGTCGATGCGTTGGGGCGAAGTGATGGGAGACGTGTTTCTGGAGTCGCCGGAGCGGGTGGTGTTCTTGGCGAGCGGGGCGCTCGCGCACAACCTGGGCCGCGGCCCCGAGAAATGGCCGAATCTTACGGAACAGGCGTTGGATCGCGAATTTTGTCAATATCTCGTCAAGGGCGACAAGGCGTCGGCCGTGAGCATGCTGCCGTCGTACGTGCGCGCGGCGGGCGTGGAATCCGGTGGCCGCCACGTGGCTGTGTTGCTCGGCGTGCTCCGGAAGCAGTTTGAAGGTGAGTTGCACGGATACGGCCCGTCGTCAGGGTCCGGGAATCCCGTGCTGACCATCCGGTACCGCGATGCAAGTTGA
- a CDS encoding amidohydrolase family protein — MIEPNRAADVHTHFLPTEVLEFLKREPRIQVDLERRAPDKEPFLTVEGRWSFELKRMFVDFEAFASAYRQAGIGLALVSPLPQLFVYHLPAEMGAQVAEVYNDALRDVLAPHRERFRPLATLPLADPTAAARELERRMDEGFVGAIVGPGVGEALIGDEAFWPLWEVADARRAVLFLHPLLHADPRAARLMLPNLVGVPWETTLAAAHLVLSGLLDRYPGARVLLAHGGGFLPYQIGRIEQGYDVWPQVRGRLQDRPTAYLRRMFYDNVLWSDAALRCLIDVVGADRVLAGSDFPFDLSAWPPRPGADVSVLAGGSGREGRLS; from the coding sequence ATGATCGAGCCGAATCGGGCGGCGGACGTGCACACGCACTTCCTGCCTACTGAGGTGCTTGAGTTCCTCAAGCGCGAGCCACGCATTCAGGTGGATCTGGAGCGGCGCGCGCCGGACAAGGAGCCGTTTCTCACGGTGGAAGGGCGTTGGTCGTTCGAGCTGAAGCGCATGTTCGTCGACTTCGAGGCGTTCGCGAGCGCCTATCGGCAGGCTGGCATCGGCCTGGCGCTCGTGTCGCCACTGCCGCAGCTCTTCGTGTATCACCTGCCGGCCGAGATGGGCGCGCAGGTGGCCGAGGTGTACAACGACGCCCTGCGAGATGTGCTGGCGCCGCACCGCGAGCGGTTTCGCCCGCTCGCCACGCTGCCGCTCGCGGATCCGACGGCCGCCGCGCGGGAGCTCGAGCGCCGGATGGACGAGGGCTTCGTCGGGGCCATCGTGGGGCCAGGGGTCGGAGAGGCGCTCATCGGCGACGAAGCCTTTTGGCCCTTGTGGGAGGTCGCGGACGCGCGCCGGGCGGTGCTGTTTTTGCATCCCTTGCTGCACGCCGATCCGCGGGCGGCGCGCCTCATGCTGCCCAACCTGGTCGGCGTGCCCTGGGAGACCACGCTCGCGGCGGCGCACCTCGTCCTCTCTGGCCTTCTCGACCGGTATCCCGGCGCGCGCGTGCTATTGGCGCACGGGGGTGGCTTTCTGCCGTATCAAATCGGGCGCATCGAACAGGGATACGACGTGTGGCCGCAGGTGAGAGGGCGGCTGCAGGACCGGCCGACGGCGTATCTCCGGCGCATGTTCTACGACAACGTGCTGTGGTCCGACGCTGCGCTTCGCTGTTTGATCGACGTGGTCGGCGCCGATCGCGTCCTCGCGGGATCGGACTTTCCATTTGACCTGTCCGCCTGGCCGCCGCGCCCGGGGGCCGACGTGTCCGTCCTCGCCGGCGGTAGCGGCCGCGAAGGCCGCTTGTCTTGA
- a CDS encoding 2-keto-4-pentenoate hydratase, whose amino-acid sequence MSERLESLAEALWRAEREQSPIPPLTDEHPDLSVQDAYHIQLLNVKRRVASGDRVVGHKIGLTSKPMQLQLGVDQPDFGHLFHSMWFESGSAVDFPLIQPKVEPEIAFILAEDLVGPGVDLHRVLAATRAVVPAIEVIDSRIADWRIRLVDTVADNASAGCFVLGNLPTAIAGVDLETVGGVLKLNGEVAQTGAGAAVMGHPAKAVAWLANTLTELGTPLRAGHVVLSGAVSAAVPIRPGDRVQLSFGPLGSVEFVWAKGEGSD is encoded by the coding sequence ATGAGCGAACGGCTGGAATCCCTGGCGGAGGCGCTGTGGCGCGCGGAGCGCGAGCAGTCGCCCATTCCGCCTCTGACGGATGAACACCCCGACCTTTCGGTGCAGGACGCCTACCACATCCAGCTCCTGAATGTGAAGCGGCGCGTGGCGTCCGGCGATCGCGTCGTGGGGCACAAAATTGGCCTCACCAGCAAGCCGATGCAGCTGCAACTCGGCGTGGATCAGCCCGACTTTGGGCATTTGTTTCATTCGATGTGGTTTGAGAGCGGCTCGGCCGTCGACTTCCCGCTGATTCAACCGAAGGTCGAGCCGGAGATTGCATTCATTCTCGCAGAGGATCTCGTCGGACCGGGCGTCGATCTGCACCGGGTTTTGGCGGCGACCCGGGCCGTGGTGCCCGCCATCGAGGTGATTGACAGCCGGATCGCAGACTGGCGCATTCGGCTGGTGGACACCGTGGCCGACAACGCGTCCGCCGGTTGCTTTGTCTTGGGGAACCTGCCCACCGCCATTGCCGGCGTCGACCTGGAGACGGTGGGCGGCGTCCTGAAGCTGAACGGAGAGGTCGCTCAGACGGGCGCGGGTGCGGCGGTGATGGGGCATCCGGCGAAGGCCGTGGCCTGGCTCGCCAACACCCTGACCGAACTCGGCACGCCGCTTCGCGCGGGTCACGTCGTGTTGTCCGGCGCCGTCAGCGCCGCGGTGCCCATTCGGCCTGGCGATCGCGTCCAGCTGTCCTTTGGGCCGCTGGGCAGCGTGGAGTTCGTGTGGGCGAAAGGAGAGGGTTCGGATTGA
- the dmpG gene encoding 4-hydroxy-2-oxovalerate aldolase produces MSYRYKIEITDVTLRDGMHAVRHQFSVEDAKAIASALDRTGVAKIEASHGDGLGGSSIQYGFSKESEEDYVGAVCQTVKTSQVVALLLPGIGTLEDLKRAVGLGIRGVRVATHSTEADISAEHMEEARKMGLDVVGFLMMSHMTETERLVEEAKKMASYGAHCVYIVDSAGAMLMDEVRRKVSALREALPDDVEVGFHAHNNLGVAVANSIAAVEEGAYRIDASLAGLGAGAGNTPLEVFVAACEKYGIETGVDLYAAMDAAEDVVRPRMARPVLTDCTALTLGYAGVYSSFLLHAERAAKQFGVDVRDILVELGRRRVVGGQEDMIVDVAYEIAHGKEANADGPVASVHRG; encoded by the coding sequence GTGTCGTATCGGTACAAGATTGAAATCACGGACGTCACGCTCCGCGACGGGATGCACGCCGTGAGGCATCAGTTCAGCGTCGAAGATGCCAAGGCCATCGCGAGCGCGCTGGACAGGACGGGCGTGGCCAAGATCGAGGCGTCCCACGGCGATGGGCTCGGCGGAAGCTCGATTCAGTACGGTTTTTCGAAGGAGTCGGAAGAGGATTACGTCGGAGCGGTGTGTCAGACGGTGAAGACCTCTCAGGTCGTCGCGCTACTGTTGCCTGGCATCGGAACGCTCGAAGACTTGAAGCGCGCCGTCGGCCTCGGCATCCGCGGAGTGCGGGTCGCCACACATTCCACGGAGGCGGACATCTCCGCGGAACACATGGAGGAAGCGCGCAAGATGGGACTCGATGTGGTCGGTTTTCTCATGATGAGCCACATGACGGAGACCGAGCGCCTGGTGGAAGAGGCGAAGAAGATGGCCTCTTACGGCGCGCACTGCGTGTACATCGTCGATTCGGCGGGCGCGATGCTCATGGACGAGGTTCGCCGCAAGGTGTCCGCACTGCGGGAGGCTCTGCCGGACGACGTCGAGGTCGGATTTCACGCGCACAACAACCTCGGCGTGGCGGTCGCCAACTCCATCGCGGCCGTGGAAGAGGGCGCATACCGGATTGACGCGAGCCTCGCGGGGCTCGGGGCAGGCGCGGGAAACACGCCGCTCGAGGTGTTTGTGGCCGCGTGCGAGAAATACGGCATCGAGACCGGCGTGGACCTGTACGCCGCCATGGACGCCGCGGAGGACGTCGTGCGCCCGCGGATGGCGCGACCCGTCCTGACGGATTGCACGGCGCTCACGCTGGGCTACGCGGGCGTGTATTCCAGCTTTCTCTTGCACGCCGAGCGAGCGGCGAAGCAGTTTGGGGTCGACGTGCGCGACATTCTTGTGGAACTCGGCAGGCGCCGCGTGGTGGGTGGCCAGGAGGATATGATCGTCGATGTCGCGTACGAGATCGCGCACGGCAAGGAGGCGAACGCGGATGGCCCTGTCGCTTCCGTCCATCGCGGATGA
- a CDS encoding 2-keto-4-pentenoate hydratase, protein MALSLPSIADELYRHQTAATELKKLTLRYEGLTVDDAYEIQRLTMQKYMAEGARLVGWKMGLTSKAKQRSVGVDEPIFGHLLSTMELERPVLSMQGLIHPRVEPEIAFVFRSRLEGPNVTARDVWLATECVVPAVEVIDSRYENFSFTLVDVIADNASSARFYLADQAYSPYAFRLDEVGVVMRLNGDVAQTGAGAAVLGHPVRSVVEQVRMLTRFGAAIEPGMVVLTGGITEAIYVHPGDRVEIAFAGMGVIELDVIE, encoded by the coding sequence ATGGCCCTGTCGCTTCCGTCCATCGCGGATGAATTGTATCGCCACCAGACGGCGGCCACGGAGTTGAAGAAGCTGACGCTCCGCTACGAAGGCCTCACGGTGGACGACGCGTACGAGATTCAGCGGTTGACCATGCAGAAGTACATGGCGGAGGGTGCGCGGCTCGTCGGCTGGAAGATGGGGCTCACGAGCAAGGCGAAGCAGCGGTCCGTGGGCGTCGACGAACCCATTTTCGGACATCTACTCTCCACGATGGAACTGGAGCGCCCGGTGTTGTCGATGCAGGGACTCATCCATCCGCGCGTGGAGCCGGAGATCGCGTTCGTGTTCCGCAGCCGTTTGGAGGGGCCGAATGTGACCGCGCGCGACGTCTGGCTCGCGACCGAGTGCGTCGTGCCAGCGGTTGAGGTGATCGACAGCCGGTACGAGAACTTCTCGTTCACGCTCGTGGACGTGATCGCCGACAACGCGTCGAGCGCGCGCTTCTATCTGGCGGATCAGGCGTACTCGCCGTACGCCTTTCGGCTCGACGAGGTGGGGGTGGTCATGCGCCTGAACGGGGACGTCGCGCAGACGGGCGCCGGCGCGGCGGTGCTCGGCCACCCGGTGCGGTCCGTCGTGGAACAGGTGCGCATGCTCACGCGCTTCGGCGCGGCCATCGAGCCCGGCATGGTGGTCCTGACGGGCGGCATCACGGAGGCCATCTACGTGCACCCGGGCGATCGCGTCGAGATCGCCTTCGCGGGCATGGGTGTCATCGAACTGGACGTCATCGAGTGA
- a CDS encoding 4-hydroxybenzoate 3-monooxygenase: protein MRTQVGIIGAGPAGLMLSLLLAQRGVESVVLEARSRQAIEQTIRAGVLEQGTTDLMRELGVHPRMEEFGEEHEGIEFRFRGRGRRVPLKELTGKCVTLYAQHEVIKDLVAARLEQGGKILFSVQDVSLEAVDTERPRIRFRRDPDAPLEVLECDFIAGCDGFHGPSRAAIPESARQEFLKTYPVGWLGILTQAPPSSRELIYCNSDRGFALVSTRSPEIQRMYLQVDADDDIRNWSDDRIWEELRLRLATEDGWEPIEGPILQKSIVQMRSFVCAPMQYGRLYLAGDSAHIVPPTGAKGLNLAVSDARVLAEAIARHYEDGSDDLLRRYSAICLRRVWKAERFSYFMTQMLHRFPDHSPFEREIQLAELDYITSSRHGLATIAENYVGLPIEWDA from the coding sequence GTGCGCACACAGGTCGGGATCATTGGCGCGGGGCCCGCGGGCCTGATGCTATCGCTGCTGCTCGCGCAGCGCGGCGTGGAGTCTGTCGTGCTTGAGGCGCGTTCGCGCCAGGCCATCGAGCAGACGATTCGAGCGGGCGTCTTGGAACAAGGCACAACCGATCTCATGCGAGAGCTCGGCGTGCACCCCCGCATGGAAGAATTCGGTGAAGAGCACGAGGGCATCGAATTCCGGTTCCGTGGCCGAGGGCGCCGCGTGCCCTTGAAGGAGCTGACAGGCAAGTGCGTGACGCTCTACGCGCAGCACGAGGTGATCAAAGATCTCGTCGCAGCGCGGCTCGAGCAGGGGGGCAAGATCCTCTTTTCCGTACAGGACGTGTCCCTCGAGGCCGTCGACACCGAGCGGCCGCGCATCCGGTTCCGGCGAGATCCCGACGCGCCGTTGGAGGTGCTGGAGTGCGACTTCATCGCCGGGTGCGACGGATTTCACGGGCCCAGTCGCGCAGCCATCCCTGAAAGCGCTCGCCAAGAGTTTTTGAAAACGTATCCTGTGGGGTGGCTCGGCATCCTGACCCAGGCGCCTCCATCGAGCCGGGAGCTCATTTACTGCAACAGCGACCGAGGGTTCGCACTGGTCAGCACGCGGTCTCCGGAGATCCAGCGCATGTATCTGCAAGTGGACGCGGACGACGACATCCGCAACTGGTCCGATGACCGCATCTGGGAAGAGTTGCGCCTACGGCTCGCCACGGAGGACGGCTGGGAGCCCATCGAGGGCCCCATCCTGCAGAAGTCCATTGTGCAGATGCGCAGTTTTGTCTGTGCCCCGATGCAATATGGCCGCCTCTACTTGGCGGGCGACTCGGCTCACATCGTGCCGCCGACGGGTGCCAAGGGGCTGAATCTCGCGGTCTCCGACGCGCGCGTCCTCGCGGAAGCCATCGCGCGCCACTATGAAGACGGATCGGACGACTTGCTGAGGCGGTATTCCGCCATCTGCCTGCGGCGCGTATGGAAGGCGGAGCGGTTCTCGTACTTCATGACGCAAATGCTGCATCGTTTCCCGGACCACTCGCCGTTTGAACGAGAGATTCAACTGGCAGAACTCGATTACATCACGTCGTCGCGGCACGGGCTCGCGACCATCGCCGAGAATTACGTCGGCCTCCCTATCGAGTGGGACGCGTGA
- a CDS encoding VOC family protein, producing the protein MEEVRRDARSIYLRCIGDYEMYSLILTESDRAGVGHTALRTTSEQALARRVRALTEAGVDGEWVHGSFGHGPGYQFRGPDGHLYELYYETKYYDPPDHLRPFLKNQPQKLTGRGVGVKTLDHVNFLSSDAERDGDFVEAVLGLKLTEQIRLDNGKRPGVWYRAMNKSYDVVYTLDATGARGRLHHIAFRVDTNESIWRAADLFVDHGVFIEFAPSKHAINQTYFVYVYEPGGNRIEVCAGGYLVLAPDWQPITWTEAERARGQAWGNKTVESFHHYGTPVV; encoded by the coding sequence ATGGAGGAGGTGAGGCGTGATGCGCGCTCCATCTACTTGCGTTGCATAGGCGACTACGAGATGTACTCGCTCATCCTCACCGAATCCGACCGAGCGGGCGTCGGCCATACGGCGCTTCGCACGACGAGCGAGCAGGCGCTTGCGCGCCGAGTTCGAGCGCTGACGGAGGCGGGCGTCGACGGGGAATGGGTGCATGGGAGCTTCGGGCACGGTCCCGGCTACCAGTTTCGCGGGCCGGATGGGCATTTGTACGAGCTGTACTACGAGACGAAGTATTATGATCCTCCTGACCACCTGCGCCCTTTCCTGAAGAATCAGCCGCAGAAGTTGACGGGCCGGGGCGTCGGGGTGAAAACGCTGGATCACGTCAATTTTTTGTCGTCGGATGCGGAGCGCGACGGCGACTTTGTCGAAGCGGTGCTCGGGCTCAAACTCACGGAGCAGATACGGCTGGACAACGGGAAGCGGCCTGGGGTTTGGTACCGCGCCATGAACAAGTCGTACGACGTCGTGTACACCTTGGACGCAACAGGGGCCCGCGGCCGCCTGCACCACATCGCCTTTCGCGTCGACACGAACGAGAGCATTTGGCGAGCCGCGGATCTGTTCGTCGATCACGGCGTGTTCATCGAATTCGCCCCCAGCAAGCACGCCATTAACCAGACTTACTTTGTATATGTGTACGAGCCCGGCGGCAACCGCATCGAGGTGTGCGCGGGCGGCTATCTTGTCCTCGCGCCAGACTGGCAGCCCATCACATGGACGGAGGCCGAACGCGCTCGCGGTCAAGCGTGGGGCAACAAGACGGTCGAAAGCTTTCACCATTACGGCACGCCTGTGGTATAA
- a CDS encoding CDP-alcohol phosphatidyltransferase family protein, with protein MSELQRIDACAKRPIDIWTNYLFYPLSIRLVYLLRNTPVTPNQITLFSLFLCLLGCVGFSTGIRGDVIAGLVLVEISYVFDCADGQLARYRQQFSAIGGWLDQVADRIKEFAIYFSLAYGYTRWHPSATALWAWAMTALFALYLLEYYGQIRFKPRETPSAGADTALGESRFRRAQRWRSLIPFRGFIIGEQYFALLVFVAFNAIAAFFHFVAVLGLVMCVYRPAVQLYKWSRGIA; from the coding sequence ATGTCTGAGCTCCAGCGCATCGACGCATGTGCAAAGCGGCCCATTGACATCTGGACGAATTACTTGTTTTATCCGTTGTCCATCCGGCTCGTGTACCTGTTGCGCAACACGCCCGTGACACCGAACCAGATCACGCTGTTCTCGCTATTTCTGTGCTTGCTGGGATGTGTGGGGTTTTCAACGGGCATTCGCGGCGACGTGATCGCCGGGCTCGTGTTGGTCGAAATCTCCTATGTCTTCGATTGCGCGGACGGTCAGTTGGCGCGATATCGCCAGCAATTTTCCGCCATCGGCGGTTGGTTGGACCAAGTCGCGGATCGCATCAAGGAGTTCGCCATTTACTTCAGCCTCGCGTACGGCTACACGCGCTGGCACCCGAGCGCAACGGCCCTGTGGGCGTGGGCCATGACGGCGCTCTTCGCCCTGTATCTGCTCGAGTACTACGGACAGATCCGGTTCAAGCCACGCGAGACACCGTCCGCGGGCGCCGATACGGCTCTCGGCGAGTCGAGGTTCCGACGGGCCCAGCGGTGGCGGAGCTTGATTCCTTTTCGCGGCTTCATCATCGGGGAGCAGTATTTTGCTCTCCTCGTTTTTGTGGCGTTCAACGCCATCGCGGCGTTCTTCCACTTTGTCGCGGTCCTGGGCCTTGTGATGTGCGTCTATCGGCCGGCGGTGCAGCTGTACAAGTGGTCCCGTGGCATTGCGTGA